The stretch of DNA TAAAAGTATTAAAACTTTCTAAAATTAAAGGGTTTATTGGTTTGTTTTAGCCGAATGAGCTATAACTGTGGACTAAAGACTTATTTTACTTTCTCAACTTTAATGATTTTAACTGGGCAAGCTTTGGCAGCATTAACATTTGCTATGTATTCGTCGTCGCCTACAACAGCAGTGTAAAATCCTTTTTTGTTTTTTCCTTCAATTAAAGTGCATTTGCCGTCTTTTTTAGACATACGCCACCTGTCATAAGCTATTTCGACACAATAATTGCATCCAATACATTTGTCGCGCTGATGAATTATGCGAATCATTCGGCGTCAATAACTTTATATAGTTTATCTGATGCTCTGATTATTTCATCCATAGGTGTAGAAAAATTAATTCCTTTTTCCACTTTTTTTACTGATTTATCAGCAACTCTTAATTCTTTTATAGTAGTCTCTATAACACCTGATGATGGTCCTGTAATTAAAACCTTATCGCCAATACTTAATGAATGAGCTTCGAGTTTAAATTCGGCAATATTGATTTTTGGAAAATATTTAACTCCATGACCAATGTATTTTTTTCTGGTTGTAGCTTGAGAACCATGTCCTTCCGACCATTCACCAAGTTCTTGTCCTAAATAATAACCATCCCAAAAGCCTCTGTTGTATACGGTTGCTAATTTTTGATTCCAACCTTCAATTTTTTCTTTCGTATAGGTTCCGTTTAAAAATGCATCGGCAGCCTCACGATAACATTCAGTAACTGTTTTAACATATTCTGGAGCTCGACCTCTTCCCTCAATTTTTAACACTTTTACTCCTGCGTTTATAATATCGTCAATAAATCCAATCGTACATAAATCTTTAGGCGACATGATGTATTCATTGTCAATCAACAGTTCATTTCCTTCTTCGTCTTTTACTTCGTAAGTTCTTCTGCAATTTTGTACACAAGCACCTCTGTTTGCAGAAGAATTGTTAGTATGTAAACTCAAATAACACTTGCCAGAAACAGCCATGCATAATGCTCCATGTGCAAAAATTTCTATTTCAACTAAATTTCCTGATGGACCTCTTACATCATCTTTAATAATTCCATCAGTGATGCTTTTTACCTGAATTAAGCTTAATTCCCTAGCTAACACCATAACATCAGCAAAATGAGCGAAAAATTTAATGGTTTCTAAATTGGTAACGTTGGTTTGAGTAGAAATGTGAACTTCAAAACCAACAGAGTGAGCGTAATTTATTACGGCTTGGTCGGATGCAATAACTGCAGTAATTCCAGCAGCTTTTGATTTGTCAACGATACGTTTCATCAACGACAAGTCGTGGTCGTAAATAATAGTGTTTAAGGTCAGGTATGAACGAACATTATTTTCCTTGCAAATTTTAGCAATGGTTTCGAGATCGTCGAACGTAAAATTGTTTGCTGCTTTTGCACGCATGTTCAATTGCTCAATTCCAAAATAAACAGAATCTGCTCGTCCTTGTATAGCTGCCATTAATGAATCAAACGATCCAGCAGGAGCCATTATTTCTATTGTTTTACTCATCAAATTAAATTAGAATGCGAAGTTACAAGATTTTAATAAAATATGATTCAATCAGTTAGCTTTATTTAGAATCATTCTAAAGATGAATAATTTATGATAAAGAGCATAATGTAATAATTTAGTTTTCATTACTTTAGTCAAAACTTTAAACTTAAAAATATGATAAGAAAATACTTTTTTGTAGTGTTGTCGTTAATTTTATTCACGTTCAATGCTGATGCAACAAACTATACTTCCGCTGCAAACGGCAATTGGATGAATCCTTTTACATGGACACCTATTGGAGTCCCTATTCCTGGTGATAATGTTACTATAAGTCATGTGGTTACATTGGATACAAGTTTTGCATATACTTCAGGAACAATTTCTGTTTTAGGAAGTTTAATTAATGATTCATTTGGTAGAGACATCTGGTTGAATGGTCCTTCAGCACAATTTAGTAGTAGCGGTATTGTTACTTTACGTTCAATTCTAATTAGTTCAGGTAGTTTTGTAAATTCAGGAGTTTTAAATGTGAAAAGAGTTGCAAATTTTGGCTATTTGACCAATAATTCACTAATGCAAGGAGTTGATAGTTTGTATAATGATGGAGAATTTAGCAATAATGATAATTTGCGAATAATGACATTCTTTAATGATAGTATATTGAAAAATTATGGTACAATACAAGGGTTGACTACCGTTGTTGATAGCATGTATAATAATGGAACTTTTACTAATTTTTCTAATGGGTTAATTAAAGCCGATAGTGCTACAAATAATGGATTATTTACCAATAATGGTGCTATTGAGTGGTTACAATTCACCAATTATATTAATGGTGTATTTACCAACAATAATGCATTGAGTTTTGATGATATGACCAACATGGGGAACTTTACCAATAATGGCTCAATAGTAGGAGCTGTTAGTATGTGGAACAATGAGGTGTTTAACAATACAAGTACAGGAACAATTACTCTTTCAGTAAGTTTTTTAAATGCAGATAGTTTAAGTAATACTGCTAGCTTTAATAATGATGGTAGCTTTGATATTGGAGATAGCTTTTATAATTTTAATACGATAACTGGGTCAAGCACGGGTTCTTTTACGATGCAGGATACCTCATATAATTCAGGGTCGATGACTGGAGCATTTGATTTTTGTGATGCAACACCTCCACCATCATACCCTTATATTGATTTTAATTTGGGAACAATTGCTCCTACTATTACCTATTGTTTAGGAACTTTTGTTTCAAATACTGAAACATCAAGTAAGTTTGCTCTCTATCCAAACCCAACAAAGGGCAATATTTATTTTGGAAAAACAAACCAATTTGTTGAGGTTTATGATGTTTTAGGACAGCAAATCGTAAAAGATTATACAAATCAAATTAATCTTAATGGATACAATAAAGGAGTTTATTTTGTTGTAATAAAAGATAAAGAGGGATTTCAACTGTTTAAAGAAAAGTTGATTAAAGATTAAGTAAATGAACTTTACTGTTCAATAATAATTATAAGCATAAGGTGTGAAAACAATAATTACTTTTTTTCTACTATTTATATTCTTAGGCTCGACAAATGCTCAAACAACTGCTATACCAGATGCCAATTTTGAACAGGCTCTAATTTGGTTAGGATTGGATTCATCTATAGATGGTCAAGTAACAACTGCTAATATTGATACAGTTACCTATCTAAATGTAAATTGGTCAAATATTTTGAGTTTAACTGGGATTCAAGATTTTGCGTCTTTAACTCATCTCAATTGTTCATATAATAGTATAGAAAGTATTGACGTTAGTCAAAATTTAGTTTTATCACATTTAGATTGTAGAGACAACTTAATACCTAGTTTGAATGTTAATCAAAATACTCTATTAACTTATCTTAATTGTCAGAATAATCTTATTACAAGTATTAATGTGTCTCAAAATGTGATACTAGATACAATAAATTTTTCAAATAATTTAATTACAAGTATTGATGTTACACAGAATACTAATCTAAAGTATTTAGATTGTTCTGTTAATCAGTTAAGTCAATTAAATGTTACATTAAATGATTCTTTAAGGTATTTGAATTGTACTAGCACACAACTAACTAGTTTAGACGTTTCACAGAATTATACATTGATGTATTTAGAATGCGTAAACAATTTAATAACTAATATAGATGTGACTCAAAACCATATTTTAAATGATTTAAGATGTTTTTTGAATCCTATTTCAAGTTTAAATGTATCTCAGAATCCTTTATTGAATTTTTTGAGCTTTGGAAGCAATTATTTAACAGGTATAGATATAACTCAGAATAAACTTCTTAAGTATCTTTTTTTTTCGTCAACCCAAATTTCTAGTATTGACTTGTCGCAAAACCCTTTGTTGGTTCGGTTTAGATGTGACAATAATCTTTTAAATGAATTAGATATTTCTCATAATACATTATTAACCGATTTCCATTGTACT from Flavobacteriales bacterium encodes:
- a CDS encoding ferredoxin, whose protein sequence is MIRIIHQRDKCIGCNYCVEIAYDRWRMSKKDGKCTLIEGKNKKGFYTAVVGDDEYIANVNAAKACPVKIIKVEKVK
- a CDS encoding U32 family peptidase — translated: MSKTIEIMAPAGSFDSLMAAIQGRADSVYFGIEQLNMRAKAANNFTFDDLETIAKICKENNVRSYLTLNTIIYDHDLSLMKRIVDKSKAAGITAVIASDQAVINYAHSVGFEVHISTQTNVTNLETIKFFAHFADVMVLARELSLIQVKSITDGIIKDDVRGPSGNLVEIEIFAHGALCMAVSGKCYLSLHTNNSSANRGACVQNCRRTYEVKDEEGNELLIDNEYIMSPKDLCTIGFIDDIINAGVKVLKIEGRGRAPEYVKTVTECYREAADAFLNGTYTKEKIEGWNQKLATVYNRGFWDGYYLGQELGEWSEGHGSQATTRKKYIGHGVKYFPKINIAEFKLEAHSLSIGDKVLITGPSSGVIETTIKELRVADKSVKKVEKGINFSTPMDEIIRASDKLYKVIDAE
- a CDS encoding T9SS type A sorting domain-containing protein yields the protein MIRKYFFVVLSLILFTFNADATNYTSAANGNWMNPFTWTPIGVPIPGDNVTISHVVTLDTSFAYTSGTISVLGSLINDSFGRDIWLNGPSAQFSSSGIVTLRSILISSGSFVNSGVLNVKRVANFGYLTNNSLMQGVDSLYNDGEFSNNDNLRIMTFFNDSILKNYGTIQGLTTVVDSMYNNGTFTNFSNGLIKADSATNNGLFTNNGAIEWLQFTNYINGVFTNNNALSFDDMTNMGNFTNNGSIVGAVSMWNNEVFNNTSTGTITLSVSFLNADSLSNTASFNNDGSFDIGDSFYNFNTITGSSTGSFTMQDTSYNSGSMTGAFDFCDATPPPSYPYIDFNLGTIAPTITYCLGTFVSNTETSSKFALYPNPTKGNIYFGKTNQFVEVYDVLGQQIVKDYTNQINLNGYNKGVYFVVIKDKEGFQLFKEKLIKD
- a CDS encoding T9SS type A sorting domain-containing protein; amino-acid sequence: MKTIITFFLLFIFLGSTNAQTTAIPDANFEQALIWLGLDSSIDGQVTTANIDTVTYLNVNWSNILSLTGIQDFASLTHLNCSYNSIESIDVSQNLVLSHLDCRDNLIPSLNVNQNTLLTYLNCQNNLITSINVSQNVILDTINFSNNLITSIDVTQNTNLKYLDCSVNQLSQLNVTLNDSLRYLNCTSTQLTSLDVSQNYTLMYLECVNNLITNIDVTQNHILNDLRCFLNPISSLNVSQNPLLNFLSFGSNYLTGIDITQNKLLKYLFFSSTQISSIDLSQNPLLVRFRCDNNLLNELDISHNTLLTDFHCTNNLLTSLDLSNNSSIYNFDCRNNQLTCLNIKNGNNTNIPSTLFYAYDNPTLTCIEVDNVAWSTTNWTLIDPQTSFSTSCPNPCSVGINNNNLSNYTVYPNPTTSIVNIVGQQQFVEVYSVDGKLLFQDLTKQINIGNYKSGMYFLVIKDKEGNQLYTEKLIKE